The Fusarium oxysporum f. sp. lycopersici 4287 chromosome 1, whole genome shotgun sequence DNA segment ATTCTAGGCGACGCTATTTCCCATCCCTTTTTGAAGTCGTTGACTGCTAAATTAGTCGAGTCCTTGAGCACTCACCGCCGTTAAATAGATCTCTTGCTAGATCATCCTTCTGCGACTCGAGCCCTCTATTTCCATCGCTGGGACGCTAGGCTTGGATGATATACTGAATGTCTATTACCTTTTCAGTAACCGGACCTTCATCAAGAGACAGCAAATTCATCCCGTGACCTTTTTTGCCGGGTATTTCCGGATATTTCATCAGCCTAACCGCAGAAGACTCTATATTAATGATGATCGCCTTAACGAAACGGTTTGCATAATCCGGAAATCTATCTTTAACTCGCTATTGTTGGCTGTAGCTTCATTGTGTTCTGGTAAGCATCTCCAAAACTACCGGCGCTCTCCTCCAAAGTTAGCATAACACATTGCAGCACTTCCATCTCCTTATACACCGTTAACGGTCTTAATCAACCGAGCAACGACCAGCCACTACCTAATCATGACACTCTTTGCGATCCTTTTGCGGCGGCTCGGTTCTTGCCCTCACGTGATTTTATCTATGACTGCTTCTTGGTTGCTATTCCGAATCCCGCCTAATTGCTCTATAGGACACTTTGTTTGTTGCTAGACGTCTCCCGACCGTATTGCATGGTTGCCGAACTGTGGAGACCTTACTATAATGTAGCTTGACAATAGGAATTCTCGGAATTTTTGAGACATCGACAATTAAGCAGTCCTATTAGGGTTGTGCTCCACGTCCCATATGCTTACGGGGCTAAGATGCCTTCAAATCAAAGCAGTTCACGTAGAACCCCGCCACCACCAACGGATCATTTTCCCCATCTCAATTCCCTCAGCGGCAGTCATGAGATGGGGCCAAGCGAACCACCAGAGCGGCATAACGACTCAAGCCTCAACGCGACCGCCAACAATGCCATAGACGGTATGCACTACTTCTAGCGGACTTCCAGTAGTTTAGAAGAAACTGATGCAAAGCTATAGTTGAAGTACCCTTCTCCTGGAAAGAATCTAGTTTATGGAATGTAGAgaatgcatgcatgcatccTCAATACCAGGTCGCCCCTCGTATGGCCACCACAGCGCACAGTAGTAGCGTTGGTGGCCATCGCAGGGTCATTGATGACCTAACGCTGGAGATTCAGCAGCTTAGGAAGGAACTCAAGCGCTATAAGCAATCGGATCCCGCCACGCTCCAGAAAGACAAGCTGTTTGAGATCAAGGTTCATGGGCTGCcccaaaagaaaaagagagagcttgaagccatACTGAGAGACCTTGCCTCTGATCTCGATGGGTCTCCAGAGGTGTCATCATCGcaaaagaggaaaaagatATCCCCCAACAACCGCGATCACATATGCTCCAAATCCAGAATTCAGCGTAAACATGCTCCTTCCTCTCTAGGCTCTAGGCTCCGGCCAGCTGACTCTGCTTATGCCTCCATGTCGGCTGGTGCTGAGTCTTTAAGCATACCTTTTAACCTCCCAGTCTTAACTTCAACTCAATCATCAAAAGGCAAGGCCGAGGATCATCTACGAGATGTTCCCGACGGCCTGTACCCACAACACGTAGTCATGACAGACAAGGAGCGGAAGAGTCTCGTTGTTCGTCGTCTCGAACAGCTCTTCACAGGCAGAAGTAACGGTGCCGATTTCTCGAAGATGTCGCCTATGCGACCGGGTggcagcttcatcatggcgcGAGCTGTGGCAGATGCACAGGTGGCGGACCCCTCATCCACCCATGAACCACTCACTTATGGAAATGAGCCTATCCGAGAAGCCAGAATCCTCCCTCTACAACAACGATCTCGCACTTGGAGAAACAACTGTCATTCAAGTGACTATAAGTCGGCCTTTGATCCTAATAAGGACAACATGGAGACTGAGTGCGATGATAGTGGCTTGGCCTCTGCTGGCGAGCCGTCCTCCCCAGCCTTGTCTCTGTCAAAACAGCGACCCACGCGGACGTGTGATCTGGATCCCGATTGTGCTCAGATTCCGTCTGAGAATCTGAACTACATCCGACATTTGGACCTACTGCCGCCCGAGTTATTGTCTAGACAGCAGAGTAGTCAGGACACCCACCTAGAGGCTACAGGCTGGGTGTCCTTGAACCTGCTTTATAACTTGGCCAAGCTCCACTTGATCAATGTAACACCAGACTTCATTCGCTCCGCCATATCTGAAATAAGCAGCAGATTTCAGTTATCCCCTGACGGGCATAGAGTTCGATGGCGAGGCGGATCCAAAGATACCAAATTCAGTAGCTACAGCTCTGTCTTCGACAGGTCAGAAACTCCTTCTGTCGGCAATGTTGATTATTCGGAAAAGAAACGCGAGCGCCAGAAAACTAGCCATTTCACTAGCAATGAATCCCAATTCGGCGGCTTAAGTAAGGGCATGCCTGCATTTGATCCGCAGCTTTGCGCTCGGGTTGAAAGTTTCCGCTACAAGCCACTATTTGCTCAGCAGAGTTCGTCAGATGGGCAAACTTCATGCGATGCGTCAGTTTGCTCTTCTATCGTTGTGGATGACGAAAATCCTGTCGAGTCGGCCTTGGGCTTGAACTACTCCGGAGGATCAGCTAGTAGATCGCAACGCCACGAAGGTGCTATCACATACTATAGCAGTGCACCTTTCTGCACTGATTTATCGGGCGATCCTGTTGCTCTATCACCAACTACTCGCACGCCCTCAAGCGCCCAAATTAGAAAGGATTCTGGGCAACCATCAGACTTTGGACCGTCTCCTCGACGAACAATATCCATGTCCTTCATCAATTACGAACCGTTGAAGGATCGATGCCAAGGCATGCGTCAGCAGACTTCAGTCATGGGCGGAGATAATAATGAAGTTCAGGATCTGATGAACGATGACAGAGCCAGCCTCCGATTCTGACTCTTGCTCGCTTGAAGAGACAAATTCCACCCCGACAGGCGTATAACGAGTCGCCCCTTCAGGTATggcttctccaacagccAAAGTCTCTCCAAGTGTCATAAAACGCCTGCTAGGATTCGGTaccgccttcctcttcttccctctcttcagccgagccaattcttcctctaggCTGGCAATCCCTCAGAGTATGCGCCGCTActgtctgttgttgagcttcaaagcccttggctaTCACGTTGTACCGTCTCCGCGTCTTTGGTATTTTGTTCAACCCAAGATCACGAATTTGACGGCTCGTCTGTGGAGTATCGTCCGAGCCAAGATACGGCCTAGGTTCAGGAGTCACTCTTGGGCCTCTGTTTGGCCTGTCCTGTTGGATTTCAGGGTGTCGCAGCGCTTTGGAACGCGAAATCGGCCAGTTGCCAGAGACTCTCCAGCCTAAGAGGATATTTTTCTTGGTCATTCCAACTCGGTGAGCCTTGGCGTAGGccctgatgaaattgaccttgtccatAGGAGCGGAATCAGTCAACGAGACGAACCTTTCCAACTCTCGTCGATATGCAGCCTTCAACGCGTTGAATACTCCATTGTCCAGTGGTTGGAGCCCATGAGAACAGTGTGCTGGTAGATAACAGCAATAaacgttgttcaaaaagcacgtggccatccattcatccttctATCACTCAGcactgatcttgagatgggAAAAATGAAGGACATACTGTTGCATGGCTTCCGTGACCATCTAAGATGATCAGTCTAGCGTCTGACTCGTCAGCAGGTGTTGTCTGGGGCAGATAAActctttcaagccattcaatgcCTATGTGGTCATCAGTCCACCCGTTGGGCGAAGTTATGTAATACCAGTCTGctatctgcttgaactcCTCAAGAAACCATTGTTTCTTGTAGTTCTTTCCCCTTGAAGATTATGCCAGGAACTAAAGGCGCGGCAGTCAGCAGTGACAGCTGCAATGACTTACTCTGCTACCTTTGCTTCCTGGACGAAACCGTCGACAATATCCCGGTGTATTTCGTTCAAGTCCTCCAACTCGGCGCTGATGGATATTGGAAGCCCAGGTGATCGCCAGGGCGACTTCAGTGGTTGGTGGTCAGGCAGTTCTTCAAAggcctcttcatcttcgttATCATTTACCATGAACCCATCATTCGCATAGCCGTTCAAAGTCATGGCGCCATTCTCATCGTCGCTTTTCACAGTACGAGATTTCTTTCTCCGTCATCCAACTGGTAAAGGCACGTATGGCGACGGCATGGCGGTCACATCCTGATCCTTCGGCTTCTTGCTGGCTTGCTTCGACGGGGACTTGGAAGGCTTGTTAGTCGCGCTCTCTTCCGGCACCTGAATCGATAACATGAGCTTCCGTCTCCCCGAGAGAAACAGGCGGCATGTCGATCCGAGTTTCAGATACTGGATAGCCATGCCATGATGTCCGACTTGGTTGTTCTCATGAAATGCCTTCTCGGCTAACAGCTTGTCTAGTACTCGAGCCAGCTCATGCTTCTTAAGGCTCTTTGCCATTCCGTACCAGTCATCTGAGTGACGTGCCTCATAGGGGGGATACTTCCTCCCCATGAGGATGTCGGCGCATTGCACCGCTGTAATTCGCCTCTGCGCCTGAACAACCCGGATGGCCCGCTATGGCATACTCAGAAAACTCTCGCTGCTCAAAGATCAAACCAGCTTTGCAATTGTCGCAAGTCTTGCGGCACTGCCGCTGCAGTAAAGTCCTCGCCAGAATAGCGAAGTATTTCAACCCGTCGGCAATCAGACTTGTTGTCACAAAATGCCGTGACACGGTTGAGCATAGACATCTGGCGCTCCTTTTGCTCATTGTTGCCCTCACCATCAGCGATCAACTTCTTCAGGATCCTTATATCCTGCTTGCCATAGAAAAGAATGCAGTCGGAGGGATCCCCGTCTCTGCCTGCGCGACCCGTCTCCTGATAGTATCCTTCCAAGGTTTTTGGAAGTCCGTGGTGTATGACAAACCTCACGTCTGGCTTGTCGATGCCCATGCCGAACGCAATTGTTGCAACGACAATCTTGACCTGGCCCTGCTGCCAGGAAGTTTGTACCTCAACCGTCTCCTGGGGATCGATGCCTGCGTGATAGTGCCTGGCGGTGATTCCTTGGTCTGAAAGACTCTCCGCAACCCTTTCTGCGTTCCTCCGTGAGACCGTGTAGACAATCCCACTCTGATTCGCATATTTGGACTTGATCAGCGACGCGATCTCGTCCATACACTTGGCATTAGTTGTCTTTCCGCGAACCTCGTAGTGTAAATTTGGACGATTGAAGCTTTGTGAGAACGTTTGACAGTTGTCCATTCCGAGATTGTGCCTGACGTCGACGATGACGTTCTGTGTCGCGGTGGCTGTGAGAGCCATGACCGGCACTCCAGGATATCTCTGGCGGACTTCGCCCAAAGCTTTGTAGTCTGGCCGGAAATCATGGCCCCATTGACTGATGCAGTGAGCCTCATAAATGACGATGCGTGCAAGTTTACCTGTGTGATGCAGGGTTCGCATCCCATTGTTGAAGGTAGTGTTCTTGCTCGCCATCTCGGGGGTAACATACAGGAGCTCAATGTAGTCCTCTGGGCTTCTCTCCTCGAAAGCAGTCATAACCTGTCTCTTATATTCGGCAGAGTATTCGCCATTGAAAGCGACAGCCTGAATACCTAGAGCTTTCATGTGGTCAACTTGATCTTGCATCAAACTGAGCAAGGGCGACACCACAATGGTGATACCCTGAGTCTTACCAGTTTTAATAACGGCCGGTAATTGATAGCATAAAGACTTGCCGCCACCCGTTGGCATAAGGACGAAGGCATCTTTACCTCCCAACGTTGCATTGATAGCCTCAAGCTGATTATGGCGGAATCCTTTCATTCTGAACCGGTATTTGAGCATCCTTTGAACTTCAGCTGACCACGGATGCTTCATCAGCGCGGCAGGGATTGACTCTGGCGCTACTGACGTCAATAGCTTCTTTGACGAGGTTCGAGGCTTTTCAACAGCTCCAGCATTACCAGTTGTCTCCGAGACGACTTCTCTAAAGTCTTGCGAAATGGGAACGTGGGACTGATGGGTCTCATAATCCTGTGCAAAAGCAAGcatctcctcatcctcgctGAAGTCACTGAATTCATCGCCAGGGCGACGATGTGTCGCTTGAGGCGGACTTCCACTGCCTGGTACCAAGTTTCTCGCAGCTTTGAGCACAGGCTGGAGCTGGAATTCATCCAGATCAGAGAAGCCGTCGTCACCGACACCAAATTCTGCATCCACAGGCATGGGATCCACCATTGATGGTCTTGTCGCCGGTCTTGACTGATAAGGTGCATTTGAGGGTTTTGCAGTGACTTTCGGGAAAAGAGGAGCCCCAACAGCGTTGTTTTCCTGGAGATAGCACTCGTCTTTTGCGAGGCCTCAAtccttgatgttgctggGTACTGCAGGTTCTGAGAAGCATTGGGCAGCTGAGTCTCATGAACGACTCGCGTACCCATCTCACTGGCTAGTGTGGCAACATTCGACATCATAGACATGTCGGCACTTTTTTGAAACATTGGTCGAGTGCCCTCCACAATGACTGATACAGGAGGGCGACCATGCGTTGGTTTCTGGACAGTCCCAAGGAAGCCAGCTACATCTAGCCCAGTGCCATCGATTGTTTTGAGTAGGACATGTTCCACCGCTTGGATTTCATCGATGAGGTCATCAAGTCGaacttcgtcctcatccgtatcaaggCCTTGGGTGTAGGCTTGAGTAATGACTTGAGTAAGCTCTCCGGGTTTCCTACAAAGTGTCCTATACTCATCCGTTGGGGCAGTGAGTTGTTTGAAGGCCTTCTGTTGTCGTAACAATCGCTCTTTTTCTGACTTAACCTCACTTCGCTTCTCCTTCGGCAAGCGCTCGTTAATCGCTCTTAGGNNNNNNNNNNNNNNNNNNNNNNNNNNNNNNNNNNNNNNNNNNNNNNNNNNNNNNNNNNNNNNNNNNNNNNNNNNNNNNNNNNNNNNNNNNNNNNNNNNNNATCGTTTTGCTGAATGAGCTTGTCCATGAACTCACTCCATTTAGTCAAGGTCGATGGTTCAGAACTCAACTGATTCAGAAGAAACGATGTTTGACTTGATTCGGGAAGGGTTTTACGGGGAAGTTCATTGAAAAAATCTTCAGGAGTAGCCTTGGCGGTCTGCGAGCTGTTTGACGCGATGGCACGCACTCTAGGGGCGGCTATTCCTGGAGTAATGAGGCGTTGGGAGAGCGAAGCAAAGCTTGTCTTGACTGCAGGCATAGCTGCCGGCCCTGCATGAGTACAAATTTGTGCTGGTTTGATCGTAGAGACGTCCAAGATGGCGATTGAGCTATTATGGGAAGGGGGCATCAAAAATTCTCCGTCGGAGTCAGGAATGAATGACTCATCCCTGCCATCCTCCATTTGAGGAGGAAGCGAGTTGGTCTGATGGACTGGATTGGAAGCTTCAGAATTAACAGCAGACTCCTTCAAAGGGCTTGTTGGTCCCTTTGAGGGGTGCTGAGTGTCGATGACAGGTAAAGATTTCCGAGGGGATTGCTCATGAGTAAGCGGGCTGTGTACATATCTTGAGGGCGATAGTATTTCATCTCCGTCCGCCTCACTGATGGGTGAAATTTCGGTTGACAGATGGTttttgaagccatcgcggGTTCGGCGTGTTCGACTGCCGCGAGATCCGTCTCTTCGACGTGTTCCGGATCGATTCCCAGGGCTCGAGGTGGCAGAATAGCTACCAGGAAGTTCGTAGATGGCTGGGAAATCGCCTAGGTCGTTGAATTCTTCCTCGCTGATTTCACTgctctttctctttctacCGCTCGAGGCCACTAGATTGGGTCGAGATGCGTAATCTTCGCGGCAGAGTTTCGCATCGCTGTTGAACGGTAGCGAGTCAGAGGATTCAGAGGCATCGTTGGTTAGGTCTAAGTACTCCAGACCATCGGCGTTGAGGTCGGGGAAATCAGGACTGCTCGTACGAAGGGTTCGCCCACGGCCGAAGCCGGGGCCGTCTTTGGTGGGCTTTGTGTCTTGCAAGGTTCAGGGCCTCCCCGCCAGGTAATCCCTCGCAACGTAATGGGTCCACTTTTGACATCAATCCCACATATCATAGATGGATCATTGAGGATAGAAGAGCTGGCAAGACTCCTACGAGAAGCTGAGCAGCGCGCGAAGGAGAAGCGGCAACGCGCCAGAGCGTCAGAGGAACAAGCACGACTCACGACACTTGACAAATACATTGCAGTTTGCTATACCTCCGTTTTCTCTCGCTTCGCCATCGAAACAGATCCAAAACTGATTTCGAGGGGCTCCATCACAAATACGCGTGACAAGTGGTGTCCCAAAAATCTGAAGCCATGGGCCGACTTCCTTGATCAACAGAAGTTCATATTCGGCACACTCTACGATACATTCCCTACCGAAATCCGCGTTTTCGAGAACCGAAATTTCTTGGCCGGCTTGGGAAACAGCATCTCTCAACGGCCGATAGCAGATGAGAAGACGCTCGAATATTTCCTGCATAATAGCGTGGAGGATCCGGTCAGAGCCATCATACAACAGCTTAAACAGGTGGAAGAGGTCAGCAGGGCCTTTCAGATCGGAGATGGTGTCGTCTTTGAGAACCATCCCCATGCCCTCAGCGACGTCCCTGAGGAAGTCGTGGACAGGGAGACACCATTGGTACCACCACGGACGCCGGACCATCGAAGAGATCTCAAGCAGCTGCGACCGGATCAAATCTGTGTCTATCGATCCGACAACACCTTGTCCTTCCAGCGCATTATGATTTATGTTTCTGAGTATAAGCCGCCTCACTAGGTGACCGCTCCGCATCTTCATCTCGGTCTCCGCGCCATGGACATCCACAAGGAAGTTGTGAACCGAAGGACGATTCCAACTTCTGTAAACCCTGACGCGCGTTTCCAGTACCACGCGGAGAAGCTGACGGCATCTGCCATCACGCAGACATATCATTACATGATCGACAGTGGCCTTGAATATGGTCTGCTTACTACTGGCGAGGCCATTATGTTTCTCAAAGTTGACTGGGACGAGCCTGAGACTGTACTATCACCTAGCAGAGTCTGGTCCGGAGGTGTCGGCACATCCAAATAACCTCCATATATGCATGGCCGTCGGTCAATATCTAGGGTTCACCCTTATGGCTCTCGGTTCGCCTGGAGAACGACGTGGGAATTGGCAGAACGTCTAAAAGCTATGAAGGACTTGAAGACGTGGGCTGAGGACTTCGAATGTAGCAGCGGCCTAATATGTACGCATTGGATTTTGCTGTTGTCGGACGTGCCGGGCGATGTTAGTTTGCGGTACAACGCCATACCATTTGCAAACAATGATATGCCAAGAATGGCCGTAGTGAAAGAGATCCTGGAGTTCCATAGCGAAAGGCGGTTAATTTCGATCTGCCGTTGGATGAAACCAATTTGAAAGTAGTATTGGATACAAATCTCAAATCAAGCTATGATAAAGGGTCTCGATAATAAAAGCAACCCAGTAAACGCGTTCAGGAAAAGGGAAGGTTAATCGCTATGAAATAGACGCATGGAAATAGGCCGGAGATAGAGACACATGTGAGGGCGAACAGGGGGGATAAGCGACGATTCGGGGTACACGACAATTAataatagaagagtagggaTATATAGGATAAGAAGAACCAGGCTCTGTCATAAGATTAAGCGTCATGACGTGATGAATCAAGCCCAGAGGGATTTAAGTTTTTGGCCATAGTTCATATTTGcggtgctgttgatgaacCTGAGATAAAACTTTACGCGCTGCGTTATGGTGTCGCCGCATCTTGACGTGTAACCAAGGCCCAATCAGAAGTTCAAGGCTACCCCCCTACTAATACTTTTGCCCTGTATTTTTGACGCACGTGCCAACTGCACCTAGCATTAGggtagtagtagtagtagtagtagtattTATTACGCCCGGGAGAACGGACCTCATAGGGCCTGTGGCTACGCTAAGCTATTCACGTATTCCCCGCTTTTCGTCCATTCTACACAAAAGAAAGCCCTACTGCTCTTCCTGTTCTTACTCTTCTAGCCCCGTTTGCTTGACTCTGCTTGACAGACCTGCTTGAAGGCCAACCAATACCatctccaagtgttcagcatcctatcttcagcagctgaagcatGGTCTGTCAACTTGAGGCTGTTTGTTGTTAGTAATCAGCTGTGATGTTAATATTAGTAGTCATTtgttttctccttctcaaactcCTTCCTGGCTCAATCTTCCTGTCGCCATCGCAAATTTGACTGTCGCTCGCACCGCCTCCAGGTTAGGTCTCCACTTTGCTCCGTCTGACGCCGACTTTTAGCATTAGGGGTTTATGAACGGCCTACTGTAGGCAGTCGTGATGATAATTCGATGAATTACAACAAAAAGTGCCAAAATTGGTCTGTGCACGTCGCTGGGTTACCCACATTAGGCCCGTGCACGTATCATATCTTTAATAATTCGTCAAATTACAACAATCTGGCCCGTGCACACACTGATGTTTTGATTTCCTCCATCTGCACATCTTATCTCTCCCTCCTCGTACTACTGCTTGACCACCATAGCATAGTCCTAATCCTAGTCCTACATACCAAAATCAATTCTACTAGAATTGATTTATTCTGCCCCACTTTACAAGGGGTAGACTTGATTTTTGACCGGGGGTAGACTTGAATTTACTAAAGTCACTAGTCGTGGGGTAGCCTTGAGTTTTGCTGGGGGTCGACTCTGGTCTGTGATTGGACCAGGGTTACAACGTCGAATTCTGACCATACACAGAACGTACCGCGTAAAGCTCCTGCTCAGACTTCAACCTTTTGTGCTTCAAGACATTATGCAGACTGTATTCGAGAATCAGAACCTCCCGACAGGTCAAGTCATGGCAAGCAATCTTTTCACAGAGCTGGGCTGTTCCAACCCTATATATccctttgttcttcttccaGAGTATCGACTCATCGTGTGTCAGACGTGTCAGTACGCGTGTTTGGCAGGCGAAACGGCCACACATCTTTCCCAAAGGCATGCTAATATAGACCTGGAAACCTGGCGGCGACTGGTTGAAGAGATCCGAAAGATACCTGGCGTACTACGAAGCCGGACTGAGCTACCCCAGCTGCAGTATCCACCGTCGACAACCGAGCCTATCCCTTGTCTTGCCCCACCAAAGCTTGGTGTACTGAAATGCCGACTATGCAATAGCTTCAACGTCCGCCAGCTGCAAGCAATGCAGGAGCATTGTAGTAAATCTCATAGCTGGGTCAACCCCAGGGCTAAGGGACGGCCGTCGAAAGGGCTTCCATCAACTGATCCTCTACCATGGATCGAAGGGGTAGCATGTCAGCGTTTTTTCCCTTCTCGGGAAGGCAGTAGATGGTTCCAAATCACTCTGAAGGCTAAAAGAGAGCGCAGAAGCGAACCAAAGGCCAAGATGGCCCCGCACAAGCTGCGACTTGAGTCCAAAAACCTCACACCTGAAGCTACCGCTCACCTACGGCAAGTTATTAGACGGGAAGAGAAATATCGAGACGTTTTGAATCAGCCTTGCATAACCAGCAGGGATACAGGCAGAGTTCTTTTTGGTGCCCCACCTCACAGGAGGTAGAGTTCCCTTCAACGACAGGGGTGGAGTTCTTTTCGTAACTGCCAATCATAATCCGACAATTCTATTACGTAAGGGGCGCGCCCGCCATAGACCCGTCAAGTGGTGGATTATTCCACTGCTGAGAAACCCCGCATTACTCCACCATTTTCGTGGCAGCTGCTTGAATTTGGCCCTCACAATACGTTTTTCGAATATATGCCTGGATCCACTGGTAAATCCTCGAGGAAGGTGGCTCGCCGCCGACGTCGTGAGCGTCCAGGTACCCAatttgagaaagaaaagctAAGTTTCTGTGACAGAGGCACCACCTACTCGCTTAGAGCACGCTACAGACAAACAGCGCGGGCGTCGACTGCAGCTGAAGAACGAGCGATGTTGGGTTGGGACTCTGAAGAATTCAAGCCGTTCGTCGTCTTCAGGTGATCCTGGTGGGAACGTCTATCTTTATTTCGTGAAAAAAGACCAATATTTTCTGCAAGATAGTAAGCGGAAAGATGTCCTTTGGGACAATATCGAATTTAGGAAGGGGTTTGATGTTCAGAATATAGACAAGCTGGCGAAGAAGGTGATTGAAAAGATTTTGCACCAGTCGCAGAGGCACTACTCGATAGGTGAAATTTAAGTCACTCAGTCTCAGCCTCTcaccccctcctcctcctcctactactactactacaTCAATTGCCGTTGGTGATGACATCCAATAACAGTTTTTGTAGCCCGCGTGCCTCTCTTTCCgcgttgatgaggctgataCTACTAGCAAAAGGCCGCTAGAGAACCGTGGCTACCCAGCCTATCACCATCGATGGACAGCCACATACGACTTATCGGTACCCCAGGCTTCTAGCCGTTACAGAGCACTGCCGTTTTGCCTGCCCGATTCTATAAAGAAGACATTGA contains these protein-coding regions:
- a CDS encoding bloom syndrome protein (At least one base has a quality score < 10), translating into MGRKYPPYEARHSDDWYGMAKSLKKHELARVLDKLLAEKAFHENNQVGHHGMAIQYLKLGSTCRLFLSGRRKLMLSIQVPEESATNKPSKSPSKQASKKPKDQDVTAMPSPYVPLPVG
- a CDS encoding hypothetical protein (At least one base has a quality score < 10); amino-acid sequence: MPSNQSSSRRTPPPPTDHFPHLNSLSGSHEMGPSEPPERHNDSSLNATANNAIDVEVPFSWKESSLWNVENACMHPQYQVAPRMATTAHSSSVGGHRRVIDDLTLEIQQLRKELKRYKQSDPATLQKDKLFEIKVHGLPQKKKRELEAILRDLASDLDGSPEVSSSQKRKKISPNNRDHICSKSRIQRKHAPSSLGSRLRPADSAYASMSAGAESLSIPFNLPVLTSTQSSKGKAEDHLRDVPDGLYPQHVVMTDKERKSLVVRRLEQLFTGRSNGADFSKMSPMRPGGSFIMARAVADAQVADPSSTHEPLTYGNEPIREARILPLQQRSRTWRNNCHSSDYKSAFDPNKDNMETECDDSGLASAGEPSSPALSLSKQRPTRTCDLDPDCAQIPSENLNYIRHLDLLPPELLSRQQSSQDTHLEATGWVSLNLLYNLAKLHLINVTPDFIRSAISEISSRFQLSPDGHRVRWRGGSKDTKFSSYSSVFDRSETPSVGNVDYSEKKRERQKTSHFTSNESQFGGLSKGMPAFDPQLCARVESFRYKPLFAQQSSSDGQTSCDASVCSSIVVDDENPVESALGLNYSGGSASRSQRHEGAITYYSSAPFCTDLSGDPVALSPTTRTPSSAQIRKDSGQPSDFGPSPRRTISMSFINYEPLKDRCQGMRQQTSVMGGDNNEVQDLMNDDRASLRF
- a CDS encoding bloom syndrome protein (At least one base has a quality score < 10), with product MPVDAEFGVGDDGFSDLDEFQLQPVLKAARNLVPGSGSPPQATHRRPGDEFSDFSEDEEMLAFAQDYETHQSHVPISQDFREVVSETTGNAGAVEKPRTSSKKLLTSVAPESIPAALMKHPWSAEVQRMLKYRFRMKGFRHNQLEAINATLGGKDAFVLMPTGGGKSLCYQLPAVIKTGKTQGITIVVSPLLSLMQDQVDHMKALGIQAVAFNGEYSAEYKRQVMTAFEERSPEDYIELLYVTPEMASKNTTFNNGMRTLHHTGKLARIVIYEAHCISQWGHDFRPDYKALGEVRQRYPGVPVMALTATATQNVIVDVRHNLGMDNCQTFSQSFNRPNLHYEVRGKTTNAKCMDEIASLIKSKYANQSGIVYTVSRRNAERVAESLSDQGITARHYHAGIDPQETVEVQTSWQQGQVKIVVATIAFGMGIDKPDVRFVIHHGLPKTLEGYYQETGRAGRDGDPSDCILFYGKQDIRILKKLIADGEGNNEQKERQMSMLNRVTAFCDNKSDCRRVEILRYSGEDFTAAAVPQDLRQLQSWFDL